One region of Myxococcus fulvus genomic DNA includes:
- a CDS encoding hybrid non-ribosomal peptide synthetase/type I polyketide synthase: MADQDQTSGSGNDIAIIGMAGRFPGAANVRDFWRNLLDGVESISLLKPEELEVSALVPESLRRHPDFVPMASVLEDADAFDAGFFDVPPREALWMDPQQRVFLECAHAALEDAAYDPARYTGKISLYAGAGPSLHTMGMLGQGQLDPASLYEVMGTSGENLATKASFKLKLRGESLAVYTACSTGLVAVHMACQSLLLRQSDIALAGAVRVSLPQRTGYLFQEGMILSPDGHCRAFDAKAAGTVPGNGAAAVVLKPLEDALRDGDHVYAVIRGSALNNDGGLKVGYTAPSVEGQADAIGEALAYAGLTADDIGYVEAHGTGTALGDPIEVAALTRAFRRDTDRKGYCGLGSVKTNVGHLDTAAGLVGLIKTALVLSEEELPPTLHFTTPNPSIDFANSPFTVVAERRRWPRGEVPRRAGVSSFGIGGTNAHAVLEEAPRREASAASTRPSQVVTVSARSEQALSASLRELADWLETASPDVSLADVAFTRNRGRGAFEHRLSVVATDRAELIKKLRGKNTPRVLEDVAAARERRVAFLLPGQGAQSLGMGRELYGAEPRFRETVDACLRELGPSLEKELRGVLLPGAGEEAAAREALKDPRLSLPALFCVEYALAKLWESWGLQAHALLGHSFGEYTAACLAGVLPLEDALTLVVTRGRLMARMPPGSMTAVGCAEEVIRPLITGTLSLAAVNAAERCVVSGPTSEVEALEQELLVRGIAVMRLPAGHAFHSVAVEPLMDELKKVVSGLRLSAPRVPYVSSVTGTWIRPEEATDPAYWARQMRAPVRFADGMETLKQDGVAVFLEVGPDQALTALARLALTGPSGRVVPSLPRLNMKVSEHGVLMAAVGALWESGLALDWKQFYAHERRRRVSLPTYPFQRQRFALEAPKLPVATVATQAVAPVPVAEPVRVEPPREDVAVPGDKVGPRTEVERGVLAIWRERLGRADFGIHDDFLELGGNSLMAAQMLTRLREAFPVQLPLSDLFEAPTVAGVAARIQARMGTESVAGKAGVLPPLVPIPRDGELPLSVVQERVCALEQALPGNPALNMSATLRLSGVLDVALLKRSLEAIAQRHEALRTTYPLIGGRTVQRVSAEPRVPLVVDSLKALSPQARETQWRERVYEEMARPFDLAQGPVVRARLIELEEREYVLVVSVHHVVCDTWSLVVIGGELGAFYGAFQRGESAPLPALSIQYIDYAAWQQKALLSGAFAEQTQAWRERLVELPGPLELPVDLPPTDGPALSGRRRNVGFPEALTGAVHALAKREGVTSFMVLLASWKVLLARWAGREDIVVGTPIGNRSRPELEPLIGYVAHAVPLRTDLSGDPTFRELIGRVRDVVVEAYSQPDVPYEHLIREVEPSRNPGRERVFDTLFILHPRFDANLELPGLRMRIVEVEDGPAQFGNVLSPLSVSMGEDAGGFTGTLDYASERFAPETMARLVAHWTSLLTAAVEDPEQRLSSLPLEHVAPKPLAPALEEPHTLAALLDARSSEALDRVALSVEGGADVTWRELRSEAKRLASELRAKGVKPEVLVALCLEPSVERVVALWAVMEAGGAYVLLGVPQLKELSALAPEGGPPPVLLTHERLQSSVPLDPSRVIRVRMSSQLDMPRAFKLFPVLPSRMPPETMVCLETLVAPSGERLRAVHTVRTVDALFRRLDGDGVAGEGTWLAAEETGSPGTGLELLWALTRGLRVVLPSERARLVFSSARSAGERPGPDFSLSFFANDEDSLAGRKYRLLLEGAKYADTHGFSAMWTPERHFHSFGGLYPRPAVVGAGVATVTERLGIRAGSVVLPLHDPVLVAEEWSVLDNLSNGRVGVSFASGWHANDFVFAPDRYAKRKEVMFKGIEEVRTLWRGGSVLRRNGTGDEVEVFLRPRPVQKELPFWLTAAGSPDTFRMAGELGAYVLTNLMGQNLEDLASKVALYREAWRQHGHPGRGHVSLMMHAYLGTDEAEVRRRVRKPLLDYFRSSVDILQAFASSLGMKGDMRTLTNADVDALLEHGLTRYVEEGGLFGTPDTCGPVVERVRKLDVDEVACLVDFGVEVEATLEGLVHLNTLRRRYSPRPSAAIPGMAIQEGPGAAASLLSLVRQTKATHLHVTASLARALAELPDASEALGPVRHVLVEEAKEDITAALAPVLSAQVSRRDPLLGVGAWIRSGATEDSGWEVVDARGRPVPVGVVGELAVTGDRAPRGLWNASATSALRVLSGAVTGFSLGRRARRRLDGTLELLAPVRVPSRRPKPPRVASQSSAPAKREGPPPVPRISREQPLALSFAQQRLWYLDRLEPGNVAYNNSVMLSLSGPVDAAALQRALEEVVRRHEALRTTFSMSDSGAVQHITPPGPLPLPLGTLEEGVSVEAWARAEARKPFDLEQGPLFRTSLLRVHEQEHVLLIVMHHIVSDGWSSGVLFHELATLYAANIEGKQATLPTLPVQYADYAAWQLEWMRGPELAAEQAWWRDVLADVPVLRLPTDRPRPPVQTYPGARHALSIPRALTESLTSMGRREGATPFMVLMAAWQTLLHAYSGQDDFAVGTPVAGRNRPEVEPLIGCFINSIALRADLSGDPTLTEVIGRVRRAALGGFGHQEVPFEKLVDALHVARDLSHTPIFQTMLVLHNTPPIELSMAGLRLGSQVVHTGFTKLDLTLELVESKDGLSGGIEYNTDLFDAETIRRLSGHLVRLLEQLAARPEQRVSQLSLLSEAERHRLLEEWGPTPLPEPVAGETVSSRFAARAASAPEAVAVEDDSRRLTYREVESRSSRLASALSALGAGQGAVVALALAQPTDVVAAMLGVLRAGAAVVVLDLEHPAERLSRILEDTKAAVVVTSGAWRARVPEREGLSVVTVESLPETVGALPPLPEPHHAACVVYTSGSTGRPRGVVIEHRQLVSATRARQAVYGAPGVVLSLAPFTFDASLAGLFWSLFEGGTLRYPDVEEREDPRKLAELVARAHVTHLISVPALYAQVLAAAPAGGLSGLRAVSVGGEACAVELAQAHHEALPTVPLFNEYGPTEATIWSTVHRVQKDEQGSVPIGRAVPGARVYLLDSRRGLALPGAPGEVYVGGGGVARGYLGQPELTAERFGVDPFDARPGARMYRTGDVARWRRDGTLEFLGRADSQVKVRGFRIEPGEVEAALLANPEVREAAVVARADGGPKRLVAYVVASASEPGEAVSSGALKSWLLSRLPPYMVPSTYVTLASLPRTRHGKVDARALPVPESQVTKSTSTSSTGPRTEVEERLAALWKEVLNVDRVGIHDDFFELGGDSILGLQIVTRARAAGLELSPKQLFQNPTVARLAAVAGTRLTVQAEQGPVVGPVALTPIQRWFFELELQDPDHWNMSLMFQSRTPMDAALLERALAHVMEHHDALRLRYARTADGWHQTSEAPGAPIPLERVDLSDVPREALASTLEQRAMALQQSLSLDGAMVRAALLEPGDGQPVRLLLAVHHLAVDAVSWRILVEDLATAYARLAEGAPVRLPPKTTSYQAWARGLESLAASEKLASERTWWRERPWSEVARLPRDFQEGGNTEATARTVQVALDAEQTKALLHDVPKAWHTQPQDPLLTALAQALSAWTERGIALVDVEGHGREEVLPGVDVSRTVGWFTRFFPALLDVREARGPGEALRGVKESLRAVPTQGMGWGLLRYVARDAALAELPRAEVGFNHLGQVDGLVGAEGPFTLAPESEGLRQRAASSRRPYLLDVTSVVREGRLEVTWTFSEAVHRRETVARVADDFVARLVALIQASSAPDAGGHSPSDFPLAKVKQSQLDKLAARFGKKTR; this comes from the coding sequence ATGGCTGACCAGGACCAGACGAGCGGTAGCGGCAACGACATCGCGATCATCGGCATGGCGGGCCGGTTCCCCGGCGCCGCGAACGTGCGGGACTTCTGGCGCAACCTCCTCGACGGCGTGGAGTCCATCTCCCTGCTGAAGCCCGAGGAGCTGGAGGTCTCCGCGCTGGTGCCGGAGTCGCTGCGGCGTCATCCGGACTTCGTGCCGATGGCCAGCGTGCTGGAGGACGCGGACGCGTTCGACGCGGGCTTCTTCGACGTGCCTCCTCGTGAGGCGCTGTGGATGGACCCTCAGCAGCGCGTGTTCCTCGAGTGCGCCCACGCGGCCCTGGAGGACGCGGCCTATGACCCCGCGCGCTACACCGGGAAGATCTCCCTGTACGCGGGCGCGGGGCCGTCGCTGCACACGATGGGCATGTTGGGGCAGGGGCAGCTGGACCCGGCCTCGCTCTACGAGGTGATGGGCACCTCGGGTGAGAACCTGGCCACCAAGGCCTCGTTCAAGCTGAAGCTGCGCGGCGAGAGCCTCGCCGTCTACACGGCGTGCTCCACGGGCCTCGTGGCCGTCCACATGGCGTGCCAGAGCCTGCTCTTGCGTCAGTCCGACATCGCGCTCGCGGGCGCGGTGCGCGTCTCGCTGCCGCAGCGCACGGGCTACCTCTTCCAGGAGGGGATGATCCTCTCCCCGGACGGGCACTGCCGTGCGTTCGATGCGAAGGCCGCGGGCACGGTGCCGGGCAACGGCGCGGCGGCGGTGGTGCTCAAGCCCCTGGAGGACGCGCTCCGGGATGGGGACCACGTCTACGCCGTCATCCGAGGCTCCGCGCTGAACAACGACGGCGGCCTGAAGGTCGGTTACACGGCGCCCAGCGTCGAGGGCCAGGCGGACGCGATTGGCGAGGCGCTCGCGTACGCGGGGCTCACGGCGGACGACATCGGCTACGTCGAGGCGCACGGCACCGGCACGGCGCTGGGAGACCCCATCGAGGTGGCCGCGCTCACCCGCGCGTTCCGTCGCGACACGGACCGCAAGGGCTACTGCGGCCTGGGCTCGGTGAAGACGAACGTCGGCCACCTGGACACGGCGGCCGGGCTCGTGGGCCTCATCAAGACCGCCCTCGTGTTGTCGGAGGAGGAGCTGCCGCCCACGCTCCACTTCACGACGCCCAACCCCTCCATCGACTTCGCGAACAGCCCGTTCACGGTCGTCGCCGAGCGCAGGCGCTGGCCCCGGGGCGAGGTGCCTCGGCGCGCGGGCGTGAGCTCGTTCGGCATCGGTGGCACCAACGCGCACGCGGTGCTGGAGGAGGCGCCTCGACGCGAGGCCTCCGCCGCGAGCACCCGGCCCTCACAGGTCGTCACCGTGTCCGCCCGGAGCGAGCAGGCGCTCTCCGCATCCCTGCGCGAGCTGGCGGACTGGCTGGAGACCGCGTCGCCGGACGTGTCCCTCGCGGACGTGGCCTTCACGCGCAACCGGGGGCGCGGTGCCTTCGAGCACCGGCTCTCGGTGGTGGCGACGGACCGCGCGGAGCTCATCAAGAAGCTGCGCGGGAAGAACACTCCGCGCGTCCTGGAGGACGTGGCCGCGGCCCGCGAGCGTCGCGTGGCCTTCCTGTTGCCGGGGCAGGGCGCGCAGTCGCTCGGCATGGGGCGGGAGCTGTACGGCGCGGAGCCGCGCTTCCGCGAGACGGTGGACGCGTGTCTCCGGGAGTTGGGGCCCTCGCTCGAGAAGGAGCTGCGGGGCGTGCTGCTGCCGGGCGCGGGAGAGGAGGCCGCCGCGCGTGAGGCCTTGAAGGACCCCCGCCTGTCGCTGCCCGCGTTGTTCTGCGTGGAGTACGCGCTGGCGAAGCTCTGGGAGTCGTGGGGCCTCCAGGCGCACGCGCTGTTGGGACACAGCTTCGGTGAGTACACGGCGGCGTGCCTCGCGGGCGTCCTGCCGTTGGAGGACGCGCTGACGCTGGTGGTGACGCGCGGGAGGCTGATGGCCCGCATGCCTCCGGGCAGCATGACGGCGGTGGGGTGCGCGGAGGAGGTCATCCGTCCGCTCATCACGGGGACGCTGTCCCTGGCGGCCGTGAACGCGGCGGAGCGCTGCGTCGTCTCGGGGCCGACGTCGGAGGTGGAGGCCCTGGAGCAGGAGTTGCTCGTTCGCGGCATCGCCGTGATGCGGCTGCCCGCGGGCCACGCGTTCCACTCCGTGGCCGTCGAGCCGCTGATGGACGAGCTGAAGAAGGTCGTGTCGGGCCTCCGGCTCTCGGCGCCTCGGGTGCCCTATGTGTCCAGCGTGACGGGCACGTGGATTCGTCCGGAGGAGGCGACGGACCCGGCCTACTGGGCCCGCCAGATGCGCGCGCCCGTGCGCTTCGCCGATGGCATGGAGACGCTGAAGCAGGACGGCGTGGCCGTGTTCCTCGAGGTGGGGCCGGACCAGGCGCTCACCGCGCTGGCGCGACTGGCGCTCACGGGGCCCTCGGGGCGCGTGGTGCCTTCGCTGCCGCGCTTGAACATGAAGGTGTCCGAGCACGGCGTGCTCATGGCCGCCGTGGGGGCGCTGTGGGAGTCCGGCCTGGCCCTGGACTGGAAGCAGTTCTACGCGCACGAGCGGCGACGCCGCGTGTCCCTGCCGACGTACCCCTTCCAGCGGCAGCGCTTCGCCCTGGAGGCGCCCAAGTTGCCGGTGGCCACCGTCGCCACGCAAGCCGTCGCGCCCGTTCCCGTCGCCGAGCCGGTCCGCGTCGAGCCCCCTCGGGAGGACGTCGCGGTTCCCGGCGACAAGGTCGGGCCGCGCACCGAGGTGGAGCGCGGCGTGCTCGCCATCTGGCGCGAGCGGTTGGGCCGCGCCGACTTCGGCATCCATGACGACTTCCTGGAGCTGGGTGGCAACTCGCTGATGGCGGCGCAGATGCTCACGCGACTGCGCGAGGCGTTCCCGGTCCAGCTCCCGCTCAGTGACTTGTTCGAGGCGCCCACCGTCGCGGGCGTGGCCGCGCGCATCCAGGCGCGGATGGGGACGGAGAGCGTGGCGGGGAAGGCGGGCGTGCTTCCTCCGCTCGTCCCCATTCCCCGCGATGGCGAGCTGCCGCTGTCCGTGGTGCAGGAGCGCGTCTGCGCGCTGGAGCAGGCGCTCCCCGGCAACCCCGCGCTGAACATGTCGGCGACGTTGCGACTGTCCGGTGTGCTCGACGTGGCGCTGTTGAAGCGCTCCCTGGAGGCCATCGCGCAGAGGCACGAAGCCCTGCGCACGACGTATCCCCTCATCGGCGGGCGCACGGTGCAGCGCGTCTCCGCCGAGCCCCGGGTTCCCCTCGTCGTGGACTCGTTGAAGGCGCTCTCCCCACAGGCGCGCGAGACGCAGTGGCGTGAGCGGGTCTACGAGGAGATGGCCCGGCCGTTCGACCTCGCCCAGGGGCCCGTGGTTCGCGCCCGGTTGATCGAGCTGGAGGAGCGTGAGTACGTCCTGGTCGTCTCGGTCCATCACGTGGTGTGTGACACGTGGTCCCTGGTGGTGATTGGCGGCGAGCTGGGGGCCTTCTACGGCGCCTTCCAGCGCGGTGAGTCCGCGCCACTGCCCGCGCTGTCCATCCAGTACATCGACTACGCGGCCTGGCAGCAGAAGGCGCTGCTGTCGGGCGCGTTCGCGGAGCAGACGCAGGCGTGGCGCGAGCGACTGGTGGAGCTGCCCGGGCCGCTGGAGCTGCCCGTGGACCTGCCTCCCACCGACGGCCCCGCGCTGAGTGGTCGGCGCAGGAACGTCGGCTTCCCCGAGGCGCTGACGGGCGCGGTGCATGCGCTGGCGAAGCGTGAGGGCGTCACCTCGTTCATGGTGCTGCTCGCTTCGTGGAAGGTGTTGCTGGCCCGCTGGGCGGGGCGCGAAGACATCGTGGTGGGGACACCCATCGGCAATCGGAGCCGCCCGGAGCTCGAGCCGCTCATCGGCTACGTGGCGCACGCGGTGCCGCTGCGCACGGACCTGTCGGGCGACCCGACGTTCCGCGAGCTCATCGGCCGGGTGCGGGACGTGGTGGTGGAGGCGTACTCGCAGCCGGATGTGCCCTACGAGCACCTCATCCGCGAGGTGGAGCCTTCACGCAACCCGGGACGTGAGCGCGTCTTCGACACGCTCTTCATCCTGCACCCCCGCTTCGACGCGAACCTGGAGCTGCCGGGCTTGCGCATGCGGATCGTCGAGGTGGAGGACGGGCCGGCGCAGTTCGGCAACGTGTTGTCGCCGCTGTCGGTGTCGATGGGCGAGGACGCGGGCGGCTTCACCGGCACGCTCGACTACGCGTCGGAGCGCTTCGCGCCGGAGACGATGGCGCGGCTCGTCGCGCACTGGACGTCGCTGCTGACGGCGGCGGTGGAGGACCCCGAGCAGCGGCTCTCCTCGCTCCCGCTGGAGCACGTGGCACCGAAGCCCCTTGCACCCGCGCTGGAGGAGCCGCACACGCTCGCGGCGCTGTTGGATGCCCGGTCCTCGGAGGCGCTCGACCGCGTGGCGTTGTCGGTGGAGGGCGGCGCGGACGTCACATGGCGGGAGCTGCGCTCGGAGGCGAAGCGATTGGCGTCGGAGCTGCGCGCGAAGGGCGTGAAGCCCGAGGTGCTGGTGGCCCTCTGCCTGGAGCCGTCGGTGGAGCGCGTGGTGGCGCTCTGGGCGGTGATGGAGGCGGGAGGCGCGTACGTGCTCCTCGGCGTGCCGCAGCTCAAGGAGCTGTCCGCGCTGGCGCCCGAGGGAGGCCCGCCGCCGGTGTTGCTGACGCACGAGCGGTTGCAGTCGAGCGTCCCGTTGGACCCGAGCCGTGTCATCCGGGTCCGGATGTCCTCGCAGCTCGACATGCCGCGCGCCTTCAAGCTCTTCCCGGTGCTGCCGTCGCGGATGCCTCCGGAGACGATGGTCTGCCTGGAGACGCTCGTCGCGCCCTCGGGCGAGCGGCTGCGCGCCGTGCACACGGTGCGGACGGTGGACGCGCTGTTCCGACGTCTCGATGGGGACGGCGTGGCCGGGGAGGGGACGTGGCTCGCGGCGGAGGAGACGGGCTCACCGGGGACGGGCCTGGAGCTGTTGTGGGCGCTGACGCGGGGCCTGCGCGTGGTGCTGCCGTCGGAGCGGGCGCGCCTGGTGTTCTCGTCGGCGCGGTCCGCGGGAGAGCGGCCCGGCCCGGACTTCAGCCTGTCCTTCTTCGCCAACGACGAGGACTCGCTGGCAGGCCGCAAGTACCGGCTGTTGCTGGAGGGCGCGAAGTACGCGGACACGCATGGCTTCTCCGCGATGTGGACGCCGGAGCGGCACTTCCACTCCTTCGGCGGCCTGTACCCGAGACCCGCGGTGGTGGGCGCGGGCGTGGCCACGGTGACGGAGCGACTGGGCATCCGCGCGGGCAGCGTGGTGTTGCCGCTGCATGACCCCGTCCTCGTCGCCGAGGAGTGGTCCGTCCTGGACAACCTGTCCAACGGCCGCGTGGGTGTGTCCTTCGCCTCGGGCTGGCACGCGAACGACTTCGTCTTCGCGCCGGACCGCTACGCGAAGCGCAAGGAGGTCATGTTCAAGGGCATCGAGGAGGTGCGCACGCTGTGGCGTGGCGGCTCGGTGCTCCGACGAAACGGCACGGGGGACGAGGTGGAGGTGTTCCTGCGCCCGCGTCCGGTGCAGAAGGAGCTGCCCTTCTGGCTCACGGCGGCGGGGAGCCCGGACACGTTCCGCATGGCGGGCGAGCTGGGGGCGTACGTCCTCACGAACCTGATGGGGCAGAACCTGGAGGACCTGGCCTCGAAGGTGGCGCTCTACCGCGAGGCGTGGCGGCAGCACGGCCACCCGGGCCGGGGCCACGTGAGCCTCATGATGCACGCCTACCTGGGGACGGACGAGGCCGAGGTCCGTCGCCGCGTGCGCAAGCCGTTGCTCGATTACTTCCGCAGCTCGGTGGACATCCTCCAGGCCTTCGCGTCCAGCCTCGGGATGAAGGGGGACATGCGCACGCTGACGAACGCGGACGTGGATGCCCTGCTGGAGCACGGGCTCACGCGCTACGTGGAGGAGGGCGGCCTGTTCGGCACCCCGGACACGTGCGGGCCGGTGGTGGAGCGGGTGAGGAAGCTCGACGTGGACGAGGTCGCGTGCCTAGTGGACTTCGGCGTCGAGGTGGAGGCGACGCTCGAAGGACTCGTGCACCTGAACACGTTGCGGCGTCGGTATTCACCGAGACCCTCCGCCGCGATTCCGGGCATGGCCATCCAGGAGGGACCGGGGGCCGCGGCGTCGCTGCTGTCGCTGGTGCGGCAGACGAAGGCGACGCACCTGCATGTCACGGCGTCGCTGGCGCGTGCGTTGGCGGAGCTGCCGGACGCCTCCGAGGCCCTGGGCCCGGTCCGTCATGTCCTGGTCGAGGAGGCGAAGGAGGACATCACCGCCGCGCTGGCGCCCGTGCTCTCCGCGCAGGTGTCCAGGCGTGACCCGCTGCTCGGCGTGGGCGCCTGGATTCGCTCGGGAGCAACGGAGGACTCCGGCTGGGAGGTGGTCGATGCGCGGGGCCGCCCCGTGCCGGTGGGTGTCGTGGGTGAGCTGGCCGTCACGGGCGACCGCGCGCCTCGGGGGCTCTGGAACGCATCCGCGACCTCCGCGCTGCGGGTGCTCTCCGGAGCCGTCACTGGCTTCTCCCTGGGACGCAGGGCGCGCCGTCGCCTGGATGGGACGTTGGAGCTGCTGGCGCCCGTCCGGGTGCCTTCGCGTCGACCGAAGCCTCCCCGTGTCGCCTCGCAGTCCTCGGCGCCGGCGAAGCGCGAGGGCCCGCCGCCCGTCCCGCGCATCTCGCGCGAGCAGCCGTTGGCGCTCTCGTTCGCGCAGCAGCGCCTCTGGTACCTGGACCGCCTGGAGCCGGGGAACGTCGCGTACAACAACTCGGTGATGCTGTCGCTGAGCGGCCCGGTCGACGCGGCCGCGCTCCAGCGAGCCCTGGAGGAGGTCGTCCGTCGCCACGAGGCGCTCCGGACCACCTTCTCCATGTCCGACTCGGGCGCGGTGCAGCACATCACTCCGCCGGGCCCGCTGCCTCTTCCGCTCGGAACCCTCGAAGAGGGCGTGTCGGTGGAGGCCTGGGCCAGGGCCGAGGCGCGCAAGCCGTTCGACCTGGAGCAGGGGCCGCTGTTCCGCACGTCGCTGCTGCGCGTCCACGAGCAGGAGCACGTGCTGCTCATCGTGATGCACCACATCGTCTCGGACGGGTGGTCCTCGGGGGTGTTGTTCCACGAACTGGCCACGCTGTACGCGGCGAACATCGAGGGCAAGCAGGCCACGTTGCCCACGCTGCCGGTGCAGTACGCGGACTACGCGGCCTGGCAGCTCGAATGGATGCGAGGCCCGGAGCTCGCGGCCGAGCAGGCCTGGTGGCGTGACGTCCTCGCGGACGTGCCCGTGCTGCGCCTGCCGACGGACCGCCCGCGTCCTCCCGTGCAGACGTACCCGGGTGCGCGTCACGCGCTCAGCATCCCCCGGGCGCTCACCGAGTCCCTGACGTCCATGGGCCGACGCGAGGGCGCCACGCCGTTCATGGTGTTGATGGCCGCGTGGCAGACGCTGCTCCATGCGTACTCGGGGCAGGACGACTTCGCGGTGGGCACGCCGGTGGCGGGCCGCAACCGGCCGGAGGTGGAGCCGCTCATCGGCTGCTTCATCAACTCCATCGCCCTGCGCGCGGACCTTTCGGGTGACCCCACGCTGACGGAGGTCATCGGGCGGGTGCGTCGCGCGGCGCTCGGTGGCTTCGGGCACCAGGAGGTGCCGTTCGAGAAGCTGGTCGACGCGCTGCACGTGGCTCGCGACCTGAGCCACACGCCCATCTTCCAGACGATGTTGGTGCTGCACAACACGCCGCCCATCGAGCTGTCCATGGCGGGCCTGCGCCTGGGCAGCCAGGTGGTCCACACCGGCTTCACCAAGCTGGACCTCACGCTGGAGCTGGTGGAGTCCAAGGACGGCCTGTCCGGAGGCATCGAGTACAACACCGACCTGTTCGACGCGGAGACCATCCGCCGCCTCTCCGGGCACCTGGTGCGGCTGCTGGAGCAGCTGGCCGCGCGTCCCGAGCAGCGGGTCTCCCAGCTCAGCCTCCTGTCCGAGGCCGAGCGTCATCGGCTCCTGGAGGAGTGGGGGCCGACGCCCCTGCCGGAGCCCGTGGCGGGAGAGACGGTGTCGTCGCGCTTCGCGGCGCGGGCCGCGAGTGCTCCGGAGGCCGTGGCGGTGGAGGACGACTCGCGCCGGCTCACGTACCGGGAGGTGGAGTCGCGCTCCTCGCGACTGGCCTCGGCGCTGAGCGCGCTGGGGGCGGGGCAGGGCGCGGTGGTGGCGCTCGCGTTGGCGCAGCCCACGGACGTGGTGGCCGCGATGCTCGGCGTGCTGCGCGCCGGAGCGGCGGTGGTGGTGCTGGACCTGGAGCATCCCGCGGAGCGGCTCTCGCGCATCCTCGAGGACACGAAGGCCGCCGTGGTGGTGACGTCGGGCGCCTGGCGTGCGCGGGTGCCCGAGCGCGAGGGCCTGTCGGTGGTGACGGTGGAGTCACTGCCGGAGACCGTCGGCGCGTTGCCTCCGCTGCCCGAGCCGCATCACGCGGCGTGCGTCGTCTACACGTCGGGTTCGACGGGGCGGCCGCGCGGCGTGGTCATCGAGCATCGCCAGCTGGTGTCCGCCACGCGGGCCCGGCAGGCGGTGTACGGGGCTCCGGGCGTCGTGTTGTCCCTGGCGCCGTTCACCTTCGATGCCTCGCTGGCGGGCCTGTTCTGGTCGCTCTTCGAGGGCGGCACGCTGCGCTACCCCGACGTGGAGGAGCGCGAGGACCCGAGGAAGCTGGCGGAGCTGGTGGCGAGGGCGCATGTGACGCACCTCATCTCCGTGCCGGCGCTCTATGCACAGGTTCTCGCGGCGGCGCCCGCGGGAGGACTGTCGGGCCTGCGCGCGGTGAGCGTGGGCGGTGAGGCGTGCGCGGTGGAGCTGGCGCAGGCGCACCATGAAGCCCTGCCCACGGTGCCGCTGTTCAACGAGTACGGTCCCACCGAGGCGACCATCTGGAGCACGGTGCACCGGGTCCAGAAGGACGAGCAGGGCAGCGTGCCCATCGGCCGCGCGGTGCCGGGCGCGAGGGTGTACCTGCTCGACTCGCGGCGAGGGCTCGCGTTGCCCGGCGCACCGGGCGAGGTGTACGTCGGCGGCGGTGGTGTCGCGCGAGGCTACCTCGGTCAGCCCGAGCTCACCGCCGAGCGCTTCGGAGTGGACCCGTTCGACGCGCGCCCCGGAGCGCGCATGTACCGCACCGGCGACGTGGCGCGCTGGCGCCGGGACGGGACGCTGGAGTTCCTGGGGCGCGCGGACTCGCAGGTGAAGGTGCGCGGCTTCCGCATCGAGCCCGGTGAGGTCGAGGCGGCGCTGCTCGCGAACCCGGAGGTCCGCGAGGCCGCGGTGGTCGCGCGAGCGGATGGGGGTCCCAAGCGACTGGTGGCCTACGTGGTGGCCTCGGCCTCCGAGCCGGGAGAGGCCGTGTCCTCGGGCGCGCTGAAGTCCTGGCTGCTCTCGCGGCTGCCGCCCTACATGGTGCCGTCGACGTACGTGACGCTCGCGTCGCTGCCGCGCACGCGGCACGGCAAGGTGGACGCGCGCGCGCTGCCCGTGCCCGAGTCCCAGGTGACGAAGTCGACGAGCACGTCGTCCACGGGGCCGCGCACCGAGGTGGAGGAGCGGCTCGCGGCGCTGTGGAAGGAAGTGCTCAACGTGGACCGCGTCGGAATCCACGACGACTTCTTCGAGCTGGGAGGCGACTCCATCCTCGGCTTGCAGATCGTCACGCGGGCGCGCGCCGCCGGGCTGGAGCTGTCACCGAAGCAGCTCTTCCAGAACCCCACGGTGGCCAGACTCGCCGCGGTGGCGGGGACGCGGCTCACGGTGCAGGCCGAGCAGGGGCCCGTGGTGGGCCCCGTGGCCCTCACGCCCATCCAGCGCTGGTTCTTCGAGCTGGAGCTGCAGGACCCCGACCACTGGAACATGTCGCTGATGTTCCAGTCGCGCACGCCGATGGACGCGGCGCTGCTGGAGCGGGCCCTGGCGCACGTGATGGAGCACCACGACGCGCTCCGTCTGCGCTACGCCAGGACGGCGGACGGCTGGCATCAGACGTCCGAGGCGCCCGGGGCGCCCATCCCGCTGGAGCGCGTGGACCTGTCCGACGTGCCGCGCGAGGCCCTGGCGAGCACGCTGGAGCAGCGGGCGATGGCGCTGCAGCAGTCGCTCTCGTTGGACGGCGCCATGGTTCGCGCCGCGCTGCTGGAGCCCGGGGATGGCCAGCCCGTGCGACTGTTGCTGGCGGTCCACCACCTCGCGGTGGACGCGGTGTCGTGGCGCATCCTGGTGGAGGACCTGGCCACGGCGTATGCCCGACTCGCCGAGGGCGCGCCGGTGCGACTGCCCCCGAAGACGACCTCGTACCAGGCCTGGGCGCGAGGCCTGGAGTCGCTCGCGGCCTCGGAGAAGCTGGCCTCGGAGCGCACGTGGTGGCGCGAGCGTCCGTGGTCCGAGGTGGCGCGGCTGCCTCGGGACTTCCAGGAGGGCGGCAACACCGAGGCCACGGCGCGCACGGTGCAGGTGGCGCTGGATGCGGAGCAGACGAAGGCGCTCCTGCACGACGTGCCGAAGGCCTGGCACACGCAGCCCCAGGACCCGTTGCTCACGGCCCTGGCGCAGGCGTTGTCCGCGTGGACGGAGCGGGGCATCGCGCTGGTCGACGTGGAGGGCCATGGTCGCGAGGAGGTGCTCCCGGGCGTGGACGTGTCGCGAACGGTGGGCTGGTTCACGCGCTTCTTCCCCGCGCTGCTGGACGTGCGTGAGGCGCGAGGGCCCGGTGAGGCGCTGCGCGGCGTGAAGGAGTCGCTGCGCGCGGTGCCGACGCAGGGCATGGGCTGGGGGCTCCTGCGCTACGTGGCGCGGGACGCCGCGCTGGCGGAGCTTCCCCGGGCGGAGGTCGGCTTCAATCACCTGGGACAGGTGGACGGCCTCGTCGGCGCGGAGGGGCCCTTCACGCTCGCACCGGAGAGCGAGGGCTTGCGGCAGCGCGCGGCGAGCTCACGTCGGCCGTACTTGTTGGATGTGACGAGCGTGGTGCGCGAGGGCCGGCTGGAGGTGACGTGGACCTTCAGTGAGGCGGTGCATCGTCGTGAGACGGTGGCGCGAGTGGCGGACGACTTCGTGGCGCGGCTGGTGGCGTTGATCCAGGCCTCGAGCGCTCCGGACGCGGGCGGGCATTCGCCGTCCGACTTCCCCCTCGCGAAGGTGAAGCAGTCGCAACTCGACAAGCTGGCGGCGCGGTTCGGAAAGAAGACGCGATGA